A DNA window from Ovis aries strain OAR_USU_Benz2616 breed Rambouillet chromosome 7, ARS-UI_Ramb_v3.0, whole genome shotgun sequence contains the following coding sequences:
- the AKAP5 gene encoding A-kinase anchor protein 5, which yields MEITVSEIQVESKDETRSAEVRRQDERQEEKASMLCFKRRKKAAKAMKPEASSKAADATRKCPPEAGASDQPQRPGGAWASIKRLVTRRKRSESSKQQKPFEAKLQSEINAEDANPSKKKAKSRLKIPCIKFSKGEKRSNHSKIIEDSDRSVKVQEAENLVTKTLTQSDDQTTKSKSPQDVREAVSQKGDDEVCESNVNNSITSPGEKVISVELELDMGHSAIQTGTLILEKDTEMLEEKQSTQPQQLSPLEASDTEQELPVGSEIPPSPAVPDQQILDEARNGVLESGPDWKEHGSREIVVEESKPKDTELSQELDFQENEITAEKPKPEESKRMEPIAIIITDTEISEFDVKKSKNVPKPFLISIENEQVGVFANDSGFEGRTSEQYETLLIETASSLVKNAIQLSIEQLVNEMASDDNTINNRLQ from the coding sequence ATGGAGATCACAGTTTCTGAAATACAAGTAGAAAGCAAGGATGAGACGAGATCAGCAGAAGTTAGACGTCAGGAtgagaggcaggaagaaaaagcATCGATGCTCTgcttcaagagaagaaaaaaagcagcCAAAGCAATGAAGCCCGAAGCCAGCTCTAAAGCTGCTGATGCAACAAGGAAGTGTCCTCCAGAAGCAGGAGCTTCTGATCAGCCACAGCGCCCTGGCGGGGCCTGGGCCTCAATCAAACGCCTTGTAACACGAAGGAAAAGGTCAGAGTCTTCAAAGCAGCAAAAGCCCTTTGAGGCTAAACTGCAATCGGAAATCAATGCTGAGGATGCTAATCCTtctaagaaaaaggcaaaatccAGACTCAAGATTCCCTGCATAAAATtctcaaaaggagagaaaagaagtaaTCACTCCAAAATCATAGAAGATTCAGACCGCAGTGTCAAAGTCCAAGAGGCTGAAAATCTGGTTACAAAAACTCTTACCCAATCAGATGACCAGACAACAAAGAGCAAGTCGCCCCAGGATGTAAGGGAAGCTGTCTCACAGAAAGGGGATGATGAGGTCTGTGAATCAAATGTGAACAACAGCATAACTTCTCCTGGAGAGAAAGTGATTTCAGTAGAACTTGAGTTAGATATGGGTCATTCTGCTATTCAAACAGGAACTCTAATCCTTGAAAAAGATACTGAAATGCTTGAGGAAAAACAAAGCACTCAACCTCAGCAACTGAGCCCATTGGAAGCTTCAGACACAGAACAGGAGCTCCCAGTGGGTTCTGAGATTCCTCCCTCGCCTGCAGTCCCAGATCAACAAATTCTGGATGAAGCCAGAAATGGTGTCCTAGAAAGTGGACCAGATTGGAAGGAGCATGGAAGTAGAGAGATTGTTGTTGAGGAGAGTAAGCCAAAAGATACTGAATTGAGCCAGGAATTGgattttcaagaaaatgagatcactgcagaaaaacccaaaccagaagaaagcaaaagaatggaGCCAATTGCTATTATTATCACAGACACTGAAATCAGTGAATTTGATGTTAAGAAATCTAAAAATGTCCCTAAGCCATTCTTAATTTCAATTGAAAATGAGCAAGTAGGGGTTTTTGCTAATGACAGTGGTTTTGAGGGTAGAACTTCGGAACAATATGAAACACTCTTAATAGAAACAGCTTCTTCTCTTGTCAAGAATGCTATCCAGTTGTCTATAGAACAGCTTGTTAATGAAATGGCCTCTGATGATAATACAATAAATAATCGTCTACAGTGA